The Sulfitobacter pacificus genomic sequence GCCCCATGAAGTTTGCCTACCTGATCGAACCGCCATTCAACTATGTCGATGCTTCAGGCGGCGTCACGGGTTGCGATGTTGAACTCGCCCGGTATGTGTTTGCGGAAATTGGCATTGCAGATTTTGAACCGGTAGAAACGGAGTTTGCAGAACTTCTGCCCGGTGTCGCGGATGGCCGATGGCGCATGACCACCGGTCTCTTCGGTACTGATGAGCGCAGGAAAAGCGCATTGTTTAGCCGCCCGATCTGGGCGCTACCCGATGGGCTATTGGTGGCAAAGGGCAATCCGTTGGGCTTGAGCGGGTATCAATCGGTTGCCGACAATTCTGCCGTCCGACTTGCGGTTATCCGCGACCAGTTTCAGCATCGCTCAGCGGTTGAATTTGGCGTCAGCACAGATCGGATTGTAATTTTCGAAACATATACCGAAGCTGCGCAAGCTGTTTGCGAAGGCTCTGCCAACGCCTATGCCAGTGTCGGTCGAGCGCACAGCGGCTTTATCGAGCAGAACTCGGAATGGGGATTG encodes the following:
- a CDS encoding transporter substrate-binding domain-containing protein, encoding MKFAYLIEPPFNYVDASGGVTGCDVELARYVFAEIGIADFEPVETEFAELLPGVADGRWRMTTGLFGTDERRKSALFSRPIWALPDGLLVAKGNPLGLSGYQSVADNSAVRLAVIRDQFQHRSAVEFGVSTDRIVIFETYTEAAQAVCEGSANAYASVGRAHSGFIEQNSEWGLELILVPNSEKPPAFGSFAFGLNDADLLNEVDAVLSQFLGTDAHRNMVASFGFSSEEVDMVAARHIES